Part of the Microcoleus sp. AS-A8 genome, TCCTCGGAAACGGCAACGGCTGAATCCAGCTCTCAGGATGTAGAACTCGTCAACGACGATAGTGCTGATCCGAGTGCGGATGACTCGATGGGGCAAATCACGAATGTTACCCAACTCAGCGATGTCTCACCCGGAGACTGGGCTTATGAAGCGTTGCGATCGCTAGTCGAACGTTACGGCTGTATTGCAGGATATCCTGACGGCACCTTCCGGGGCAATCGCGCCATGACACGCTATGAATTTGCGGCTGGATTGAATGCTTGTTTGCAACAACTTGAGCGTTTGATGGCTTCTTCCACGAGTGTGTTGGTCAGGCGAGAGGACTTAGAAATTCTGCAACGTATCGTTCAGGAATTTCAAACCGAACTCGCCACCTTGGGTACGCGAGTCGATACCCTAGAAGGCCGTGTTGCCTTTCTGGAAGACCATCAGTTTTCCACCACAACCAAGCTAACAGGGTCGGCAGACATTGGTTTAATTGACGCTTGGGGTGACCGGAAGGCTGTCCCTTCTGGACAAGAACCCACTGAGGACTTAAATGTTAATGCCTTTGCCCCAGGTCGGGTGGGTCTGAATTTTGACAGCAGTTTCACGGGGAAAGACCTATTGCGCGTCAAGTTGGAAGCGGGAAATTTCAGCCCCTTGGACGCCTCGGTCACGGGTACAGACATGACCTTGTATGACTTTGATACCCGTACTGGCCCTACTGGCAACGATATTGTTCTAGGTTCGCTGTCCTACCGTTTCTCCATTGGCGATCGCCTGGAAGTCTTCATTGCATCTCAAGGCTTGGGGTCTTCTGACATTGCTCCTCAATTGAATCCGGCTGGAGGGGGACTTTCCCGGTTTGGGCAACGCAACCCCATTTATCGCCTCAGTGATGGTGCAGGCGTGGCGCTGAATGTTCGATTGAGCGAAGCACTTCTAGCCTCCTTTACTTATTTAGGAAGTCCGGGAAATTTCTCTAGTCCAAGCTTAGAGAGGGGCATCTTCGAGGGTCAATTTGGAGCCTTAGCTCAGCTATCTTTCTCTCCCACCAAGAGTTTTGATATTGCTTTTACCTACGTGCGTTATTACTCACCTCAACCGGGCGAGGGAACGAATATCACCGGGAATACGGGCAGTGCCTTGGCTCAAACACCCTTTGGCGAAGAGATCGCGACTTCAGGCAATGCTTATGGTATCGAAGCCCAATATCGATTTACTTCTCGTTTTGCCATTGGGGGTTGGGTCGGTATGACCACAGCGCAAGCGGAAGCCGACAGTGCCCTAGTGAATGGTGATCTGGTTAACAAAGGAGATCAGGCAGAGATTTGGA contains:
- a CDS encoding iron uptake porin produces the protein MFRFIWSALTASPVVLGASFLVANTTFAAQNSKLEPVFVGVEEPTFTALSPSEISLAQDLANPTLDEPQRSSETATAESSSQDVELVNDDSADPSADDSMGQITNVTQLSDVSPGDWAYEALRSLVERYGCIAGYPDGTFRGNRAMTRYEFAAGLNACLQQLERLMASSTSVLVRREDLEILQRIVQEFQTELATLGTRVDTLEGRVAFLEDHQFSTTTKLTGSADIGLIDAWGDRKAVPSGQEPTEDLNVNAFAPGRVGLNFDSSFTGKDLLRVKLEAGNFSPLDASVTGTDMTLYDFDTRTGPTGNDIVLGSLSYRFSIGDRLEVFIASQGLGSSDIAPQLNPAGGGLSRFGQRNPIYRLSDGAGVALNVRLSEALLASFTYLGSPGNFSSPSLERGIFEGQFGALAQLSFSPTKSFDIAFTYVRYYSPQPGEGTNITGNTGSALAQTPFGEEIATSGNAYGIEAQYRFTSRFAIGGWVGMTTAQAEADSALVNGDLVNKGDQAEIWNYAIAMAFRDFGKEGNALGFIFGMPPRARGNDVISRRDLDTSYRVEGFFRYKLKNNLFLTPSFFVIFNPEHNNANDSIFVGTLLTTFSF